A genomic stretch from Bacillus sp. N1-1 includes:
- a CDS encoding BrxA/BrxB family bacilliredoxin, whose translation MNPYEEYMRQMAQPMRDELTSAGFEELTTPDEVASFISERKGTSLVFINSVCGCAAGLARPAAREAIEYEKKPEHLVTVFAGQDREATGKMREYLEGYEPSSPSIALLKDGQVLHFIPREEIEDHDVEEIVANLTGAFEQYC comes from the coding sequence ATGAATCCATACGAAGAATATATGCGCCAGATGGCGCAACCAATGCGTGATGAATTAACATCAGCTGGTTTTGAGGAGCTTACAACACCGGATGAAGTAGCAAGCTTTATTTCGGAGAGAAAGGGAACCTCACTTGTTTTTATCAATTCCGTTTGTGGTTGTGCAGCTGGTCTCGCTCGCCCTGCCGCTCGTGAAGCGATTGAGTACGAAAAGAAACCAGAACATCTTGTGACCGTTTTTGCAGGACAGGATCGTGAAGCAACTGGAAAAATGCGTGAATATCTAGAAGGATATGAACCATCATCACCTTCCATTGCCCTTCTAAAAGATGGTCAGGTACTTCACTTTATTCCAAGAGAAGAAATTGAAGATCATGATGTGGAAGAAATCGTAGCAAATTTGACAGGAGCTTTTGAACAATATTGTTAA
- a CDS encoding toxic anion resistance protein: MSNQPEKVNSQREKAEEIIQSFYHEDDTDKILQSLSGLGEDAQRDAGESLEALKRPVKGMIDQPNNDLPDNLHKLREHVSELEPSYLKKNKFNKLLNRVMGRNEVEQYAKKYKTVESQVEVIVESLLTGKDKLQEDNVMLKELKDVARDRIFGLEDQMELGQTLMTMLDEEAAKTEWKDNPLPIQKAQQKVVSRVKNMSQAVMVLRQSMASVDLIMENNEKLEEAIFNAVTMTKNIITVTASIQLALGNQQKVISAVQNVNEATESMLLRNAEMLKQNTEETVKTLEKPAIAIESFRKAYQDVFEAIEITEKSNVRIIDSGKKFILEMDQLNKEMKTKLDSTTSRQKQLSDAADRL; the protein is encoded by the coding sequence ATGAGTAATCAGCCTGAAAAAGTTAACTCTCAACGTGAAAAAGCTGAGGAAATTATTCAAAGCTTTTATCATGAAGATGATACAGATAAAATACTTCAATCCTTATCTGGGCTAGGTGAAGATGCCCAGCGTGATGCTGGAGAGTCATTAGAAGCATTAAAGCGGCCCGTTAAAGGAATGATTGATCAACCGAATAACGATTTACCTGATAATCTTCACAAACTTAGAGAGCATGTTTCAGAGCTTGAGCCCTCTTACTTAAAGAAAAATAAATTTAATAAACTGCTAAATCGCGTCATGGGTCGTAATGAAGTTGAGCAATATGCGAAGAAATATAAAACGGTGGAATCCCAGGTTGAAGTCATTGTTGAGTCTCTTCTAACTGGTAAAGATAAGCTACAAGAAGATAATGTGATGTTAAAAGAACTTAAGGATGTGGCTAGAGACCGAATCTTCGGCTTAGAAGATCAAATGGAGCTAGGTCAGACGCTCATGACAATGCTTGATGAGGAAGCGGCTAAGACCGAATGGAAAGATAATCCCCTTCCGATCCAAAAAGCGCAACAAAAAGTAGTTAGTCGAGTAAAGAATATGTCACAGGCTGTCATGGTTCTACGTCAGTCTATGGCTTCAGTCGATTTGATCATGGAAAATAATGAAAAGCTAGAGGAAGCAATCTTTAATGCCGTTACGATGACGAAGAACATCATCACGGTTACAGCTTCAATCCAGCTAGCACTTGGCAACCAGCAGAAAGTGATTTCCGCTGTCCAAAATGTTAACGAAGCAACAGAGTCAATGCTCCTTCGAAATGCTGAAATGCTAAAGCAAAATACGGAAGAAACGGTCAAAACACTTGAGAAACCGGCCATTGCAATTGAATCCTTCCGAAAAGCCTATCAGGATGTATTTGAAGCCATTGAGATTACAGAGAAATCAAATGTCCGTATTATTGATAGCGGTAAAAAGTTCATACTAGAAATGGATCAGCTAAACAAAGAAATGAAAACCAAATTGGATAGCACAACGTCGAGACAAAAGCAGCTTTCTGATGCAGCCGATCGACTTTAA
- a CDS encoding OsmC family protein: MDHVFELQGSWKGGLSGEGIVKTENLTTDVSIPSSMGGSERGTNPDELLLSSSAACYFMTIGLYLERNEIPFEDIKISSKLTVSDKGRLHVASIHHYPVIYLSNDPNEAMTSRIHDIAHRAEEGCMITRAIKGNVDVVVEPSIKKV, from the coding sequence ATGGATCATGTATTTGAACTGCAAGGAAGCTGGAAGGGTGGCCTTTCTGGTGAGGGGATAGTAAAAACGGAAAACCTTACGACAGACGTCTCAATCCCCTCGTCAATGGGGGGAAGTGAAAGAGGAACGAACCCGGATGAATTGCTTTTAAGCTCGTCAGCTGCCTGTTATTTTATGACGATTGGCTTGTATTTAGAGCGAAATGAAATTCCTTTTGAAGATATTAAAATCTCATCTAAATTGACCGTAAGTGATAAAGGAAGGCTTCACGTTGCATCTATTCATCATTATCCAGTCATCTACCTGTCAAATGATCCTAATGAGGCAATGACTTCGCGAATTCATGACATTGCCCATCGAGCAGAGGAAGGCTGTATGATTACAAGAGCGATCAAAGGAAATGTTGATGTTGTCGTAGAACCATCTATTAAAAAAGTGTGA
- a CDS encoding EAL domain-containing protein: MISCTKCQTIPDIHSSGYIEIFTTVPQLNQSLHDLMGRKQLDHPLVIPFVGQEALAEVCRLIASNFNQAAVDMFFCSTFSENEREKSQPLSFSQFYSRVQHPDYIEIMRHSLFTSHMQPIITLADQSITGYEFLMRPASDDYLFYPNELFEMARQSGLQSFLDSAARIASLKVSASHLENGMKRFINFLPSSIYDPAHCLRTTFQAVNAFKIDPNDLVFEVVETEKINEIDHLKKIFKTYQQEGMKMALDDVGSGFATREILLELKPDYAKIDRSLISYSDQDPVKQKHLIEMVSISKEEGITLLAEGIERKDEVDFCREIGIPLGQGYYFGRPAKEPVTAIQI, from the coding sequence ATGATATCATGTACAAAGTGCCAAACTATACCAGACATTCATTCTTCTGGTTATATAGAAATCTTTACTACCGTCCCTCAGCTGAATCAAAGTTTACATGACCTCATGGGCCGAAAGCAGCTAGACCATCCGCTAGTCATTCCTTTTGTAGGTCAAGAAGCTTTAGCAGAGGTTTGTCGCCTGATCGCTTCGAATTTTAATCAGGCAGCAGTTGACATGTTTTTTTGCTCAACATTTTCAGAGAATGAAAGGGAGAAAAGTCAACCACTCTCATTCTCGCAATTTTATTCAAGAGTCCAGCACCCTGATTACATAGAAATAATGAGACACTCTCTCTTTACAAGCCATATGCAGCCGATCATCACGCTTGCTGATCAGAGTATTACAGGATATGAGTTTTTAATGCGTCCTGCGAGTGACGACTATCTTTTTTATCCTAACGAATTATTTGAAATGGCAAGACAATCTGGTCTTCAGTCATTTCTTGATAGTGCCGCTAGAATTGCTTCACTTAAAGTAAGCGCCTCCCATCTAGAAAATGGGATGAAGCGATTTATTAACTTCTTACCATCCTCCATTTATGATCCTGCTCACTGTCTTCGAACGACGTTTCAAGCAGTGAATGCCTTCAAGATTGATCCAAATGATCTTGTGTTTGAAGTAGTGGAAACGGAAAAAATTAATGAAATTGATCATTTGAAAAAGATTTTTAAAACGTATCAACAAGAGGGGATGAAGATGGCGCTCGATGATGTTGGATCAGGTTTTGCAACAAGAGAAATATTATTAGAATTAAAACCTGATTATGCAAAGATTGATCGAAGTTTGATTTCTTATAGTGACCAGGACCCTGTTAAACAGAAGCATTTAATTGAGATGGTTTCGATTTCAAAAGAGGAAGGCATTACGTTGCTCGCTGAGGGGATTGAACGAAAAGATGAAGTTGATTTTTGTAGAGAAATAGGAATCCCACTTGGTCAGGGCTACTATTTTGGACGTCCTGCAAAGGAACCCGTTACAGCTATTCAAATATAA
- a CDS encoding conserved virulence factor C family protein encodes MKIVSIEPTPSPNSMKINLSEELPAGDTRQYKLETDLTNAPAYIQKLMAVPGVKGLYHVMDFIALERNAKYAWEDILPGAREAFGEAVEEYKASEQSSEGFGEIKVSIQMFRGIPMQVKLEEGESEQRFGLPERFMQAAMKASSASENMVMERQWKEQNPRYGSPEEIGQEVTEEIAATYSEERLEALVKAAFSDQSESIKQEKKVVTLAMLDDADWKVRYAALDRMDPVLTDLPVLEKALQDEKASVRRLSVVFLGMIESKEVLPLLYQALKDKSVTVRRTAGDCLSDLGFVEAIPEMIESLQDRNKLVRWRAAMFLYEVGDETAIPALEQAVNDPEFEVKMQAGMALERIKGGEEAKGSVWHQMTQARKSN; translated from the coding sequence GTGAAGATTGTTTCAATCGAACCGACACCAAGTCCAAATTCGATGAAAATTAATTTAAGTGAAGAGTTACCAGCTGGAGACACGAGGCAATATAAACTTGAGACTGATCTCACAAATGCTCCAGCGTATATTCAGAAATTAATGGCAGTTCCAGGCGTGAAGGGCCTTTATCATGTGATGGATTTTATTGCACTAGAACGAAACGCGAAATACGCCTGGGAAGATATTCTCCCAGGTGCCAGAGAGGCGTTCGGTGAAGCTGTTGAAGAATACAAAGCATCAGAGCAGTCTTCTGAAGGTTTCGGTGAAATAAAAGTATCGATCCAAATGTTTCGTGGCATCCCGATGCAAGTGAAGCTAGAAGAAGGGGAATCTGAACAGCGCTTTGGATTACCTGAGCGCTTTATGCAGGCAGCAATGAAAGCCTCATCAGCTTCAGAAAATATGGTGATGGAGCGACAGTGGAAGGAACAAAATCCAAGATACGGTTCACCTGAAGAGATCGGACAAGAGGTTACAGAAGAAATTGCGGCGACTTACAGTGAAGAGCGACTTGAAGCACTTGTAAAAGCTGCATTTTCAGATCAAAGTGAATCAATTAAGCAGGAGAAAAAAGTGGTCACCCTTGCGATGCTTGATGATGCTGACTGGAAGGTCAGATACGCTGCACTTGACCGTATGGATCCAGTGCTCACTGATTTACCAGTGCTAGAAAAGGCTTTGCAGGATGAAAAAGCTTCTGTACGACGCTTATCAGTCGTTTTCCTTGGTATGATCGAATCGAAGGAAGTGCTTCCGCTTCTTTATCAAGCATTGAAAGATAAGTCTGTTACAGTAAGACGAACAGCTGGAGATTGTTTGTCTGATCTAGGTTTTGTTGAAGCCATTCCTGAAATGATTGAATCGCTACAAGATCGTAACAAGCTTGTTCGATGGAGGGCGGCAATGTTCTTATATGAAGTAGGAGACGAAACGGCAATTCCGGCACTTGAACAAGCGGTAAATGATCCGGAGTTTGAAGTAAAGATGCAGGCTGGTATGGCGTTAGAGAGGATAAAAGGCGGAGAAGAAGCAAAAGGATCTGTCTGGCATCAAATGACGCAAGCAAGAAAATCAAATTAA
- a CDS encoding rhodanese-related sulfurtransferase yields MNKDYRVLLFYKYVQIDQPEEYVEEHLAFCKEHNLKGRILIAEEGINGTLSGTFEETQQYMDMMHADERFADLFFKIDEASEHPFKKMHVRLRPELVTLRLDENHDPNQVGGKHLKPAEWREAMQEDDVIILDTRNDYEYDVGHFRGAIRPDIKNFRDLPEWVQENLADQKDKKILTYCTGGIRCEKFTGWMVNQGFEDVNQLDGGIVTYGQDEDTKGELWDGQCYVFDGRITVPINQKDHVVVGRDYFTGEPCERYVNCASPECNKQIITSEENEHKYLRGCSHECRTSPRNRYVAEHGLTQEEVNERLQKLMQEHIEQEV; encoded by the coding sequence ATGAATAAAGACTATCGTGTATTATTGTTTTATAAATATGTACAAATTGATCAACCGGAAGAATATGTTGAAGAACACCTTGCTTTTTGTAAAGAGCATAATTTAAAAGGAAGAATCCTTATTGCGGAAGAAGGCATTAACGGAACGCTTTCTGGAACATTTGAAGAAACACAGCAATATATGGATATGATGCATGCGGATGAGCGGTTCGCTGACTTGTTCTTTAAGATTGACGAAGCTTCTGAACATCCATTTAAAAAGATGCACGTCCGTTTAAGACCAGAGCTAGTTACGCTTCGTCTTGACGAAAACCATGATCCAAACCAGGTCGGTGGTAAGCACTTAAAGCCTGCTGAGTGGCGTGAAGCGATGCAGGAAGATGATGTCATTATTCTTGATACTCGGAATGATTACGAGTATGATGTCGGTCATTTCCGCGGTGCCATTCGTCCAGATATTAAGAATTTCCGCGATTTGCCCGAGTGGGTTCAGGAAAATCTTGCCGATCAAAAGGATAAGAAGATTCTTACGTACTGTACGGGCGGAATACGCTGTGAAAAGTTCACAGGCTGGATGGTTAATCAAGGATTTGAGGATGTTAATCAGCTTGATGGTGGTATCGTGACGTATGGTCAGGATGAAGACACCAAAGGGGAACTTTGGGATGGACAGTGCTATGTGTTTGATGGCCGAATTACTGTTCCGATTAACCAAAAAGATCATGTTGTTGTTGGTAGAGATTACTTCACTGGTGAACCGTGTGAACGCTATGTTAATTGTGCAAGCCCTGAATGTAATAAACAAATTATTACATCAGAGGAGAACGAACATAAATACTTGCGCGGATGTTCACATGAGTGCAGAACATCACCTCGCAACCGTTACGTAGCTGAACATGGTTTAACGCAAGAGGAAGTCAATGAGCGACTACAAAAATTAATGCAAGAGCATATTGAACAAGAGGTTTAA
- a CDS encoding lytic transglycosylase domain-containing protein yields the protein MKRTGSLIIVTIIISGVIGLILKQSPDSFSQPLKKSEVPEEYIDLYREAGDEYDVQWELLAAVHRVETKFSTMSTLESPKGAIGHYQFMPLTWIGWSYGGSRLGELDKDDLVDITDLELIQKHGGYGKDGNGDGKADPYNLKDAAYTAASYLSANGASEGRLESALFAYNQSDEYVEEVLSFYNEYKENATVVKLDP from the coding sequence GTGAAACGAACGGGAAGTTTAATTATCGTAACGATTATCATTAGTGGTGTGATTGGCTTGATTTTAAAACAGTCACCGGATTCTTTTTCTCAGCCATTAAAAAAATCCGAGGTGCCAGAGGAGTATATTGATCTCTACCGTGAAGCAGGAGATGAATATGATGTGCAATGGGAGCTTCTCGCGGCTGTTCATCGTGTTGAAACAAAGTTCTCCACGATGTCGACATTAGAAAGTCCAAAAGGGGCAATTGGCCATTATCAATTTATGCCTCTAACCTGGATCGGCTGGAGCTATGGCGGTAGCCGTCTTGGTGAACTCGATAAGGATGATTTAGTGGATATTACGGATTTAGAGCTGATTCAAAAGCACGGTGGATATGGAAAAGATGGAAACGGTGATGGAAAAGCGGACCCTTATAACCTTAAAGATGCTGCGTATACTGCAGCGAGCTACCTTTCAGCCAATGGAGCTAGTGAGGGAAGACTGGAAAGTGCGCTGTTTGCTTACAATCAAAGCGATGAGTACGTCGAAGAAGTGCTCTCATTTTATAATGAATATAAAGAAAACGCTACAGTGGTGAAATTAGATCCTTGA
- the ytvI gene encoding sporulation integral membrane protein YtvI — protein MLTFYQRYARTAFDIGLIVLTVFLIMLVSSFLFDIAAPIIVGYVIFLIIEPFARFLHRKGIGKTAATTISTLLFVLVVLSVVFLAGAIFVLQLQNLISLIPGYVAKFQDQIMNYIEWGQLQMNALPPDVLEKAQDFSLTLVEKASFMLTAFLNSVFAFVTSIPTLVINFIVGIVLAYFLSIEIEMWKRIAAKRTPNTFKTAYFFLKENVLSGIGAYLKAQLKLITITFVLVLCGLWILRVDNAFTLALLSAFFDLLPLLGVSAIFIPWAIYLFAIGQTSLAVSLLILLAVVMLVRQIMEPKITGDSLGVSAFTILSFMIISLSLFGISGVIISPILLILIKALYDHGYLSKWIHLPSEEFSNPQDDRR, from the coding sequence ATGTTAACGTTTTATCAACGCTATGCGCGTACAGCTTTTGATATTGGACTTATCGTACTAACCGTGTTTCTAATAATGTTAGTATCTAGCTTTTTATTTGATATTGCAGCACCAATTATCGTAGGGTATGTCATCTTTTTAATCATTGAACCTTTCGCACGTTTTTTACATCGAAAAGGAATTGGGAAGACAGCCGCAACGACCATTTCAACGCTCTTATTTGTTCTTGTTGTATTAAGTGTCGTCTTTCTAGCGGGAGCTATTTTTGTTCTTCAGTTACAAAATCTAATCAGCTTAATTCCTGGATATGTTGCGAAGTTTCAAGATCAGATTATGAATTATATCGAATGGGGACAGCTTCAGATGAATGCTCTTCCACCTGATGTACTTGAAAAGGCCCAGGACTTTTCATTAACTCTTGTAGAAAAGGCATCGTTTATGCTAACTGCATTCTTAAATAGTGTGTTTGCCTTTGTAACTTCAATCCCAACACTAGTGATTAATTTCATTGTCGGTATCGTACTTGCTTATTTTTTAAGTATCGAAATTGAAATGTGGAAGCGAATTGCGGCGAAACGCACGCCGAATACGTTTAAGACCGCATACTTCTTCTTAAAGGAGAATGTATTAAGTGGGATTGGAGCTTACTTAAAGGCACAGTTAAAGCTCATAACGATTACGTTTGTTCTCGTTCTATGTGGATTATGGATCTTGCGAGTAGATAATGCGTTTACTCTTGCTCTATTATCAGCGTTTTTTGATTTATTACCCCTTCTCGGTGTTTCGGCCATTTTCATACCGTGGGCTATTTATCTATTTGCGATAGGGCAAACATCTCTTGCAGTATCGCTTTTAATCTTGCTAGCGGTTGTCATGCTTGTGAGACAGATTATGGAGCCGAAAATAACGGGTGATTCCCTTGGTGTGTCAGCATTTACAATTCTATCCTTTATGATTATTTCACTCTCATTATTTGGGATTTCAGGAGTTATTATTTCACCGATTTTACTCATATTGATTAAAGCTCTTTATGATCACGGGTATTTAAGTAAGTGGATTCATCTTCCTAGTGAAGAATTTTCAAATCCACAGGATGATAGACGGTAG